In the genome of Ptychodera flava strain L36383 chromosome 13, AS_Pfla_20210202, whole genome shotgun sequence, one region contains:
- the LOC139147006 gene encoding single-strand DNA endonuclease ASTE1-like, which produces MGVRGLTTFVKNPSYTHDGSTTLLRPHQLSNTPVVIDGKGLLQWLYFENDVDCKHGGDYREYETICTEFIEALHQRGVKPFILFDGASNPDDSKVDTLLGRCRERIQDSAKIIDGDPESPKLRPPFTTAVFLKVLESKEVGYVFCDFEADSEIVALANIMGCPVIGNDSDFFVFDLTGGYIPLSSLRWKEARQLSIPCEKYSLDHFCQAYSMRREMVPLLAILLGNDYVSRETFDDLYHRVIKRSGNIPNGPNVRIPRTIRFLQSRQNFADGAKRLLKDEARRQGKEECIEKSLQAYHIAPESRYQAYLQQDPSMVDIPDCPLPAAYVDLYRRGAFPADYINLKFRNNRKKLLPNLVEDYIRPSCHLISQRIREAIYGILLHGLHDRAVQETGREGQDIKVFIVTGMPSLPEFGSLPNLERMIDLEEERRKVLVMEVLEVDHGRVQAIRDDLKLPVATTIYWRSKLDLPVTESGHHLMRVILLGIAICYSREDLNMDDVKGNLKEAPRVMNRTAVQAFAEWQSCMYYTMHLNTLVNRPYPTPDATKLYHGTLLHRIYATTRLQRDVNPDWVETDVLRGSPAALALFRHLDGVAQNQ; this is translated from the coding sequence ATGGGCGTACGTGGCTTAACGACCTTTGTCAAAAACCCTTCGTATACCCATGATGGCAGTACAACTTTATTAAGACCTCATCAACTTTCAAACACCCCTGTGGTCATAGACGGAAAGGGTCTGCTTCAGTGGCTTTATTTCGAAAATGACGTGGACTGCAAACACGGTGGTGATTACAGGGAATACGAAACCATATGCACCGAGTTCATCGAAGCGTTGCATCAGCGCGGTGTCAAGCCCTTCATTCTGTTTGATGGCGCAAGCAACCCAGATGACAGCAAAGTCGACACTCTGCTTGGCCGTTGCAGAGAAAGAATCCAAGACTCCGCGAAGATCATAGATGGGGATCCCGAGTCGCCAAAATTACGACCACCTTTCACAACCGCTGTCTTTCTCAAGGTATTGGAAAGCAAAGAGGTTGGCTATGTCTTTTGCGACTTTGAAGCTGACAGCGAGATCGTAGCCTTAGCTAACATAATGGGATGCCCAGTGATCGGAAATGACAGCGATTTCTTCGTATTCGATCTCACCGGTGGGTACATACCCCTCTCGAGTCTTCGCTGGAAGGAAGCGCGGCAACTTTCAATTCCGTGTGAAAAATACTCACTTGACCACTTTTGCCAGGCTTATAGCATGCGAAGAGAAATGGTCCCACTGCTTGCCATTTTGCTCGGCAATGATTATGTTTCAAGGGAAACGTTTGACGACCTGTACCATCGAGTAATAAAAAGGTCGGGGAACATACCGAATGGACCAAACGTACGCATCCCTCGTACTATTCGCTTTTTACAATCACGACAGAATTTTGCCGATGGCGCTAAAAGGCTGCTGAAAGATGAAGCACGGAGACAAGGTAAAGAGGAATGCATTGAGAAGTCTTTGCAGGCCTATCACATCGCCCCCGAGTCGAGGTATCAAGCCTACCTTCAGCAGGATCCATCCATGGTAGACATACCCGACTGTCCACTACCAGCAGCTTATGTGGATCTCTACCGCAGAGGAGCCTTCCCGGCAGATTACATCAACCTGAAATTTAGGAATAACAGGAAGAAGTTACTTCCAAATCTGGTCGAGGATTATATAAGGCCAAGTTGCCATCTCATATCCCAGCGCATCAGAGAAGCAATCTACGGAATACTTCTACACGGTCTCCATGACAGAGCAGTTCAAGAAACTGGTCGTGAAGGTCAAGATATAAAGGTGTTCATCGTCACAGGCATGCCAAGCTTGCCAGAATTTGGCTCCCTCCCGAACCTGGAGAGAATGATAGACCTGGAAGAAGAACGAAGGAAGGTCCTGGTCATGGAAGTACTGGAAGTTGATCATGGTAGAGTTCAAGCAATTCGAGATGATCTGAAGCTACCTGTCGCCACAACTATATACTGGAGATCGAAGTTGGATCTACCTGTGACTGAGTCTGGTCATCATCTTATGCGTGTTATACTGCTCGGTATCGCAATATGTTACTCTAGGGAAGACCTGAACATGGATGACGTGAAGGGAAATCTTAAAGAGGCCCCACGAGTCATGAATCGCACCGCAGTGCAGGCGTTTGCAGAATGGCAAAGCTGTATGTACTACACAATGCATCTTAACACACTCGTCAACAGACCATATCCAACTCCCGACGCGACCAAGCTGTACCACGGCACGCTGTTACACCGTATATACGCAACAACCAGACTACAGCGAGACGTCAATCCAGACTGGGTTGAGACGGATGTACTAAGAGGCTCTCCGGCGGCACTTGCCTTGTTCCGACATCTGGATGGTGTTGCACAGAATCAGTAA